One window of the Shewanella litorisediminis genome contains the following:
- a CDS encoding Na+/H+ antiporter family protein has product MNSVVIAVCLMLALSLARVNVVIALTISALVAGLWGGMGLTATIEAFNTGLGGGAQIALSYALLGAFAVALSHSGLTTVISHSVIKKLGRENDAKALGTVRMLLLVSLLAMAMASQNILPIHIAFIPILVPPLLHLMSKLKLDRRLVACVLTFGLVTTYMVLPVGFGGIFLNDILLANLTGNGLEASREQVPGAMLIPALGMILGLLIAVFISYRKPRNYVEEQILAAEPEERINSRSLLIAVIAIVATLVVQLKTDSMIFGALIGFMVFSLSGAVKHVADQDIFTQGVRMMANIGFIMIAAAGFAAVVKATGDVGNLVSSLSELIGDNKALAAFLMLLVGLLITMGIGSSFSTIPIIATIYVPLALSFGFSVPATIALVGTAAALGDAGSPASDSTLGPTAGLNADGQHDHMRDSVIPTFIHYNIPLLVFGWIAAMVL; this is encoded by the coding sequence ATGAATTCCGTGGTTATTGCCGTGTGCCTGATGCTTGCCCTCAGTCTCGCACGGGTAAACGTGGTTATCGCGCTGACCATCAGCGCACTGGTCGCCGGGCTTTGGGGTGGCATGGGGCTGACTGCCACCATCGAGGCCTTTAACACGGGCCTCGGTGGCGGAGCCCAAATTGCCCTGAGCTATGCACTCCTTGGTGCCTTTGCGGTGGCGCTGTCACATTCTGGGCTGACTACGGTGATTTCCCACTCCGTAATCAAAAAACTGGGGCGGGAAAACGATGCCAAAGCCTTGGGCACGGTGCGCATGTTACTGCTGGTTTCATTGCTCGCCATGGCCATGGCGTCCCAGAACATTCTGCCTATCCATATCGCCTTTATCCCGATTCTGGTGCCGCCCCTGCTGCACCTGATGTCAAAGCTTAAGCTCGACCGCCGACTGGTGGCCTGTGTGCTTACCTTTGGTTTGGTGACCACCTATATGGTGCTGCCGGTGGGCTTTGGCGGCATCTTCCTGAACGATATTTTGCTGGCAAACCTGACAGGCAATGGCCTGGAGGCAAGTCGCGAGCAGGTGCCCGGCGCCATGCTTATTCCGGCACTTGGGATGATTTTGGGGCTGCTCATCGCAGTGTTCATCAGCTACCGTAAGCCCAGAAACTACGTTGAAGAGCAAATTCTCGCGGCTGAGCCCGAGGAGCGCATAAATAGTCGCAGCCTGCTCATTGCCGTAATTGCCATTGTGGCGACCCTGGTAGTGCAGCTTAAAACCGACTCCATGATTTTTGGCGCCCTGATTGGTTTTATGGTGTTCAGTCTCTCTGGCGCCGTTAAGCATGTTGCCGATCAGGATATTTTTACCCAGGGCGTGCGCATGATGGCCAATATCGGTTTTATCATGATTGCCGCCGCGGGCTTCGCTGCCGTGGTTAAGGCTACGGGCGATGTGGGGAATCTGGTGTCGTCTTTAAGTGAGCTGATTGGCGACAATAAGGCGCTAGCGGCGTTCTTGATGTTATTGGTAGGGCTGCTTATCACCATGGGCATTGGCTCATCCTTCTCGACCATTCCCATTATTGCCACCATCTATGTACCACTGGCGCTCTCCTTTGGCTTCTCGGTACCGGCAACCATTGCCCTGGTCGGCACAGCGGCGGCCCTGGGTGATGCGGGTTCACCTGCGTCCGACTCAACCCTTGGCCCCACTGCGGGGCTTAATGCCGATGGCCAGCACGACCATATGCGTGACAGCGTGATCCC